One Conger conger chromosome 18, fConCon1.1, whole genome shotgun sequence DNA window includes the following coding sequences:
- the LOC133118010 gene encoding secreted frizzled-related protein 5-like — MKMTMTTATARRRGPASPAEAATLVLALLFLTSSAAAAAAEEYDYYSWQSDNFHNGRFYAKQPQCVDIPGDLRLCHAVGYKRMRLPNLLEHETMPEVRQQAGSWVPLLAKRCHGDTQVFLCSLFAPVCLDRPIYPCRSLCEAVRDGCAPVMETYGFPWPDMLQCDKFPVDNDLCIPMQSSSAGHATQAPASKVCPPCDNELKAETILEHYCASDFALKMKIKEVQRDRGDRKLVAAQKKKKVLKMGSLRKKDLKKLVLHLKNGADCPCAQLDSLAGSFLIMGRRVEQQLLLMAIHKWEKRSKELRYAIKHIKSQQCPTYHTVFQ, encoded by the exons ATGAAGATGACGATGACGACGGCGACGGCGAGACGCCGGGGCCCGGCCTCGCCCGCCGAGGCGGCGACCCTCGTCCtcgccctcctcttcctcacctcgtccgccgccgccgccgccgccgaaGAGTACGACTACTACAGCTGGCAGTCGGACAACTTCCACAACGGGCGCTTCTACGCCAAGCAGCCGCAGTGCGTGGACATCCCCGGCGACCTGCGGCTGTGCCACGCCGTGGGCTACAAGCGCATGCGGCTGCCCAACCTGCTGGAGCACGAGACCATGCCCGAGGTGCGGCAGCAGGCGGGCAGCTGGGTGCCGCTGCTGGCCAAGCGCTGCCACGGCGACACGCAGGTGTTCCTGTGCTCGCTGTTCGCGCCCGTGTGCCTGGACCGGCCCATCTACCCCTGCCGCTCGCTGTGCGAGGCCGTGCGGGACGGCTGCGCGCCCGTCATGGAGACCTACGGCTTCCCCTGGCCCGACATGCTGCAGTGCGACAAGTTCCCCGTCGACAACGACCTGTGCATCCCCATGCAGTCCTCCTCCGCGGGGCACGCCACGCAGGCGCCAG CCTCTAAGGTCTGCCCGCCCTGTGACAACGAGCTGAAGGCTGAGACCATTTTGGAGCACTACTGCGCCAGCGACTTCG cGCTGAAGATGAAGATAAAGGAGGTGCAGAGGGACCGGGGCGACCGGAAGCTGGTGGCGgcgcagaagaagaagaaggtgttGAAGATGGGCAGCCTGCGGAAGAAGGACCTGAAGAAGCTGGTGCTGCACCTGAAGAACGGGGCCGACTGCCCCTGCGCCCAGCTGGACAGCCTGGCCGGCAGCTTCCTCATCATGGGCCGGCGCGTGGAGCAGCAGCTGCTCCTCATGGCCATACACAAGTGGGAGAAGAGGAGCAAGGAGCTGAGATACGCCATCAAGCACATCAAGTCCCAGCAGTGCCCCACCTACCACACCGTCTTCCAGTGA